A window from Pokkaliibacter sp. MBI-7 encodes these proteins:
- a CDS encoding sarcosine oxidase subunit delta, translating to MHCPLNGPRNISEFTYGGEYKPMPDPQRCSDSEWADYVFNSDNRAGLVTEWWMHNASSYWFLAERHTVTDEIIRTFDPKEIFTQRIDFGADGSKETTA from the coding sequence ATGCACTGCCCTCTGAACGGGCCACGCAATATCAGCGAATTTACCTACGGCGGCGAATACAAACCCATGCCCGACCCGCAACGCTGCAGCGACAGCGAATGGGCCGACTATGTCTTCAACAGCGACAACCGCGCCGGGCTGGTAACTGAATGGTGGATGCACAATGCCTCCAGCTACTGGTTTCTGGCTGAGCGCCATACCGTCACTGACGAGATCATCCGCACCTTTGATCCCAAGGAAATCTTTACCCAGCGCATCGACTTCGGCGCCGATGGCAGCAAGGAGACCACAGCATGA
- a CDS encoding gluconokinase — translation MKHPVIVVMGVSGCGKSLIGQRLADRLGLSFVEGDAYHPQCNVDKMSQGIPLTDEDRHDWLALLADKLAAADRQGTGLVLSCSSLKGIYRDQLRSGCASLQFVYLQGSYDTIKQRMAARQGHFMPTSLLDSQFGTLEEPLEEPGVAVCDVRQSPDDLVSDAMAKLSL, via the coding sequence ATGAAGCACCCTGTGATTGTCGTGATGGGCGTGTCTGGCTGCGGCAAAAGCCTGATTGGGCAACGGCTGGCCGACCGCCTGGGTTTGTCTTTCGTCGAAGGGGATGCCTATCACCCCCAGTGCAACGTCGACAAGATGAGCCAGGGTATCCCCCTGACAGATGAAGACCGCCATGACTGGCTGGCACTGCTGGCTGACAAGCTGGCGGCGGCTGACCGTCAGGGAACGGGGCTGGTGCTGTCATGTTCGTCTCTGAAAGGTATTTATCGCGACCAGTTACGGTCGGGATGTGCATCCCTGCAGTTTGTCTATCTGCAGGGTAGCTACGACACTATCAAGCAACGGATGGCTGCGCGGCAGGGGCATTTCATGCCGACGTCTCTGCTCGACAGTCAGTTTGGCACACTGGAAGAGCCATTGGAGGAGCCGGGTGTGGCCGTCTGTGACGTGCGCCAGAGCCCGGATGACCTGGTGAGTGATGCCATGGCAAAGCTCAGTCTCTGA
- the purU gene encoding formyltetrahydrofolate deformylase: MQHAQNQYVIKISCPATSGIVAAVASYLADQGCYISEMAQYDDEGNGRFFMRAVFRFNSDASADLASVEQGFEDVAAKFDMEWQLFSTAKPMKVLIMVSKYDHCLSDLLYRFHKGEMDMEIVAVVSNHLDLRPMAEREGIRFIYLPVTKDSKARQEAELLRLIDETGAELIVLARYMQILSDDLCKQLEGRAINIHHSFLPGFKGAKPYHQAFERGVKLIGATAHYVTSDLDEGPIIEQEVQRVDHSYQPDDLVAVGRDTETVALSKAVKYHLEHRVFLNQDKTVIFR; encoded by the coding sequence ATGCAACACGCACAGAATCAATACGTTATAAAAATCAGCTGCCCGGCTACGTCCGGTATTGTCGCCGCTGTGGCGTCTTACCTGGCCGACCAGGGTTGCTATATCAGTGAGATGGCGCAGTACGATGACGAGGGTAACGGTCGCTTCTTCATGCGGGCAGTGTTTCGCTTCAACAGCGATGCCAGCGCCGATCTGGCCAGCGTCGAGCAGGGCTTTGAGGATGTTGCGGCAAAATTCGATATGGAATGGCAACTGTTCAGCACCGCCAAACCCATGAAAGTACTGATCATGGTCAGCAAGTACGATCACTGCTTGTCTGATCTGCTCTACCGCTTCCACAAGGGCGAGATGGACATGGAAATCGTCGCCGTGGTCTCCAACCATCTTGATCTGCGACCGATGGCCGAGCGCGAAGGCATCCGCTTTATCTATCTGCCCGTCACCAAGGACAGCAAGGCCCGTCAGGAAGCAGAACTGCTGCGCCTGATCGATGAAACCGGCGCCGAGCTGATCGTACTGGCGCGCTATATGCAGATTCTGTCCGACGATCTGTGCAAGCAGCTGGAAGGACGCGCCATCAACATTCACCACTCATTCCTGCCCGGTTTCAAAGGAGCCAAGCCTTACCATCAGGCCTTTGAGCGCGGCGTAAAACTGATCGGTGCCACAGCGCACTATGTCACTTCCGATCTGGACGAAGGCCCCATCATCGAGCAGGAAGTACAGCGCGTTGACCATTCCTACCAGCCGGATGATCTGGTCGCTGTAGGCCGCGATACCGAAACCGTGGCGCTGTCGAAGGCGGTCAAATACCACCTTGAGCACCGCGTCTTCCTCAATCAGGACAAAACGGTGATCTTCCGATGA
- a CDS encoding TRAP transporter substrate-binding protein — translation MKKTMLKTLTAAALGLALGVSAVSASAADISTRLIRFGYGLNQDSKQGRAADYFVQRMNELSGGKFKVKAFGGAALGSDIQMQNALIGGAQEMMVGSTSTLVGIDKRMGVWDLPFLFDSAEQADKVLDGPYGQKLLDNLQEQGLVGLVYWENGFRNMTNSKRPIEKMSDMDGVKLRVMQNPMYLDLFKSMGANAVPMSFSELFTALETKAVDGQENPVTTIESSKFYEVQKYLSLTQHVYSPWIVLMSKSFWDKLNDDEKAIVMQAARDSRDFERKDSREQSVKAMAFLKEHGMEINEVAPEELAKMREKAAAVIQTQASVLGQDTLDGLNAAIAAAKQ, via the coding sequence ATGAAAAAAACGATGCTGAAAACCCTCACCGCCGCCGCTCTGGGCCTTGCTCTGGGCGTATCTGCTGTCAGCGCCAGCGCGGCTGACATCAGCACCCGTCTGATCCGCTTCGGCTACGGTCTGAATCAGGACAGCAAGCAGGGTCGTGCGGCTGACTACTTCGTTCAGCGCATGAACGAGCTGTCTGGCGGCAAGTTCAAGGTCAAGGCCTTCGGTGGTGCCGCACTGGGTAGCGATATCCAGATGCAGAACGCCCTGATCGGTGGTGCGCAGGAAATGATGGTCGGTTCTACCTCCACGCTGGTGGGTATCGACAAGCGCATGGGCGTATGGGATCTGCCTTTCCTGTTTGACAGTGCTGAGCAGGCTGACAAGGTACTGGATGGCCCCTACGGCCAGAAACTGCTGGACAACCTGCAGGAACAGGGTCTGGTCGGCTTGGTGTACTGGGAGAACGGTTTCCGCAACATGACCAACTCCAAGCGCCCCATCGAGAAGATGAGCGATATGGATGGCGTGAAACTGCGTGTGATGCAGAACCCCATGTATCTGGATCTGTTCAAGAGCATGGGCGCCAACGCCGTTCCCATGTCCTTCTCTGAGCTGTTCACCGCGCTGGAAACCAAAGCGGTTGATGGTCAGGAAAACCCTGTGACTACCATCGAGTCGTCCAAGTTCTATGAAGTGCAGAAGTACCTGAGCCTGACCCAGCACGTTTACAGCCCTTGGATCGTGCTGATGTCGAAAAGCTTCTGGGACAAGCTGAACGATGACGAAAAAGCCATCGTGATGCAGGCAGCCAGGGACTCACGTGACTTCGAGCGTAAGGACAGCCGTGAGCAGTCCGTTAAAGCTATGGCGTTCCTGAAAGAGCACGGCATGGAAATCAACGAAGTGGCACCTGAAGAGCTGGCCAAGATGCGCGAGAAAGCCGCTGCTGTGATCCAGACTCAGGCCAGCGTGCTGGGTCAGGACACCCTGGATGGTCTGAATGCAGCGATTGCAGCGGCCAAGCAGTAA
- the folD gene encoding bifunctional methylenetetrahydrofolate dehydrogenase/methenyltetrahydrofolate cyclohydrolase FolD has product MSGLSQTLPGARLIDGKAAAAQVLAEVRADVLALQAQQLTPGLAVVLVGEDPASHVYVRNKVLRANEVGINSFEYRLLADSSEQEVLDLVQQLNQEAQVNGILVQLPLPAHIDENKVLQAIDPRKDVDGFHSENVGGLSQGREVLTPCTPAGCMRLLHDHCGDLSGRHAVVVGRSNIVGKPMAALLLQAHCSVTVLHSRSVNAAALCRQADIVVAAVGRPRMIGADWLKPGAVVIDIGINRIEEDGRSRLVGDVDFDSAVQVAAAITPVPGGVGPMTIAMLMRNTVTATLLQQGLAPDHLSRHSLSPAPTAGQTGA; this is encoded by the coding sequence ATGAGCGGGCTCAGCCAAACGCTGCCCGGCGCCCGGCTGATCGACGGCAAGGCCGCGGCGGCGCAGGTGCTGGCAGAAGTACGTGCCGATGTGCTCGCCCTGCAGGCACAACAGCTGACGCCTGGTCTGGCGGTGGTGCTGGTCGGCGAAGATCCGGCCAGCCATGTCTATGTGCGCAACAAGGTGCTGCGCGCCAACGAAGTCGGCATCAACTCCTTTGAGTACCGCCTGCTGGCGGACAGCAGTGAGCAGGAGGTGCTGGATCTGGTGCAGCAGCTCAATCAGGAAGCACAGGTCAACGGCATTCTGGTACAGCTGCCCCTGCCTGCGCATATCGACGAAAACAAAGTGCTGCAGGCCATCGACCCGCGCAAGGATGTCGATGGTTTTCACAGCGAAAACGTTGGTGGCCTGAGTCAGGGCCGTGAGGTACTGACGCCTTGCACCCCAGCGGGCTGCATGCGTCTGCTGCACGACCACTGCGGCGACCTGTCCGGCAGGCACGCGGTGGTGGTCGGCCGCTCCAATATTGTCGGCAAACCCATGGCCGCTCTGCTGCTGCAGGCCCACTGCAGCGTCACCGTACTGCACTCCCGCAGCGTCAATGCCGCCGCCCTGTGCCGTCAGGCTGATATTGTCGTCGCCGCCGTCGGCCGCCCGCGCATGATCGGTGCCGACTGGCTCAAGCCCGGCGCGGTGGTGATTGATATCGGTATCAACCGCATTGAAGAAGATGGCCGTTCACGGCTGGTCGGTGATGTCGACTTCGACAGCGCCGTGCAGGTTGCCGCTGCCATCACCCCCGTCCCCGGCGGCGTCGGGCCGATGACCATTGCCATGCTGATGCGCAATACCGTCACCGCCACCCTGCTGCAACAGGGGCTGGCGCCTGATCATTTATCCCGTCATTCGCTTTCACCCGCACCAACAGCCGGACAGACCGGCGCGTGA
- a CDS encoding FAD-dependent oxidoreductase — protein sequence MPFSLLKYGLSSEYPAEVDLPAPKELKPSYDVVIIGGGGHALATAYYLSKYHGVTNIAVLEKAYLGGGNTARNTAVIRSNYLTSEGVRFYAESVKLFRDLSNEFDFNIMYSERGQLTLAHTDATVRAFRQRAEVNKHFGGRTEMIDRQQIRELVPTLNLDPGHLPVLAGLWHIDGATARHDAVAWGYAKQAAKRGVEIHQLTEVQDFVVENNRVTAIRTNRGTVRCGCAVQAVAGSSSLLLNKLGIRAPIHTYPLQAMVTQPFKPFLDPLVSSSALHCYVQQTSRGEIVIGGGSDPYPLYNTRSTLDLKESLLAHAIEMFPFMANAKLMRQWAGITDMTPDYSPIMGLSPLDNYYLDAGWGTWGFKATPICGKTMAELIASGGKVPELIAPFSLARFSTFQQVNEMGATAASH from the coding sequence ATGCCTTTTAGTCTCCTGAAATACGGCCTGTCCTCGGAGTATCCGGCAGAAGTGGATCTGCCGGCACCGAAGGAACTCAAGCCCAGTTACGATGTGGTCATCATCGGCGGGGGCGGCCATGCGCTGGCGACCGCCTATTACCTGTCGAAGTACCACGGGGTGACCAATATCGCGGTGCTGGAAAAGGCCTATCTCGGGGGCGGCAACACCGCACGCAACACCGCCGTTATCCGCTCCAACTATCTGACCTCGGAAGGGGTGCGCTTCTACGCCGAGTCGGTAAAGCTGTTCCGTGATCTGTCCAACGAGTTCGACTTCAACATCATGTATTCCGAGCGAGGTCAGCTCACGCTGGCCCATACCGATGCTACGGTGCGGGCCTTCCGCCAGCGGGCCGAGGTCAACAAGCACTTCGGTGGCCGTACCGAGATGATCGACCGTCAGCAGATCAGGGAGCTGGTGCCGACCCTCAATCTCGACCCCGGTCATCTGCCGGTGCTGGCCGGGCTGTGGCATATCGACGGTGCCACCGCCCGTCATGATGCCGTGGCCTGGGGCTATGCCAAGCAGGCGGCCAAACGCGGCGTGGAGATCCATCAGCTGACCGAAGTGCAGGACTTTGTGGTGGAGAACAACCGCGTCACCGCCATCAGGACCAACCGCGGCACCGTCCGCTGTGGCTGTGCAGTGCAGGCGGTGGCCGGCTCCAGCTCGCTGCTGCTGAACAAACTCGGCATTCGCGCGCCCATCCATACCTACCCGCTGCAGGCCATGGTGACCCAGCCATTCAAGCCCTTCCTTGATCCGCTGGTCAGCTCCTCGGCCCTGCATTGCTACGTGCAGCAGACCAGCCGCGGTGAAATCGTCATCGGTGGCGGCTCTGACCCCTACCCGCTGTACAACACCCGCTCCACCCTTGATCTCAAGGAAAGCCTGCTGGCCCATGCCATCGAAATGTTCCCCTTCATGGCCAATGCCAAACTGATGCGGCAATGGGCCGGTATCACCGACATGACCCCGGACTACAGCCCGATCATGGGCCTGTCACCACTGGACAACTATTACCTCGACGCAGGCTGGGGCACCTGGGGCTTCAAGGCCACGCCCATCTGCGGCAAAACCATGGCCGAGCTGATCGCCAGTGGCGGCAAGGTGCCGGAGCTGATTGCGCCCTTCAGTCTGGCGCGCTTCTCCACCTTCCAGCAGGTCAATGAAATGGGCGCGACAGCCGCCAGCCACTGA
- a CDS encoding TRAP transporter small permease: MTALINRVEKLIEYLMAAALAVMFVAVFGNVILRYVFGSGIAASEELSRLLFVWLIFLGAVLATGRHIHIGFDLAQRALPAPLRKLCMIVSHGLMLYALWLFWQGSWHQYQIGWRITSTVMKYPLALMAGAGLVAALGMALYIFANLVRALTGSSKAYIPGESHPFHADEETH; encoded by the coding sequence ATGACAGCCCTCATCAACCGTGTTGAAAAGCTGATCGAGTATCTGATGGCTGCCGCGCTGGCAGTGATGTTCGTCGCGGTTTTCGGCAACGTGATCCTGCGTTATGTGTTTGGTTCCGGCATTGCAGCGTCGGAAGAGCTTTCCCGTCTGCTGTTCGTCTGGCTGATTTTCCTCGGCGCGGTGCTGGCCACCGGGCGCCATATTCATATCGGTTTTGATCTGGCCCAGCGGGCACTTCCTGCACCACTGCGCAAGCTGTGCATGATCGTCAGCCACGGGCTGATGCTCTATGCCCTGTGGCTGTTCTGGCAGGGCAGCTGGCATCAGTACCAGATCGGCTGGCGTATCACCTCCACCGTGATGAAGTATCCGCTGGCACTGATGGCTGGTGCAGGTCTGGTCGCTGCGCTGGGCATGGCGCTGTATATCTTCGCCAATCTGGTGCGCGCCCTGACCGGCAGTAGCAAGGCCTATATTCCCGGTGAAAGCCACCCCTTCCATGCTGACGAGGAGACGCATTAA
- a CDS encoding Na/Pi cotransporter family protein: protein MNELIHLAGAIALLLWGIRMVRTGFERAYGRRLETAVRVLTRRRPMAALLGVGAAGALQSSTAVVLLATGFVATGALGLMPALALSIGAEIGSSLVALLLSLNLSLLSPLLLLAGYLAFNNATSRLTKYWGRIGLGLGLLLLALKLIAQTTAVMRSGDGMEYLTAILAHDTALTLFLMALFTWVVHSSLAVILITAHLTMDGAIPPEMAMIMVLGANLGGALPALSAGWAMGPQGRVVIWGNLAIRLCAVLIGFLLYGVNSLPSHWLTGWGLTSPVLFHVLINMLSGLLLLCLLPRLVPLLVRLVPAQQPVVLDDAQPMYLSREDIRNPARAMANVANEALRIADIAYRMLESTPRAFADQTVIAQIKSLDDDIDHIHREATYYLAAIDDSERSDEEQQRWQDTFNFVTNLEHVGDIIDASLMVLARQKHKANVEFSPTGQEELDSLFEDLFEIFRLSQAVFLSQNPVLAKELIDAKRQYRSRIFNCRERHAARLRSRVPASLGSSRIHMDILRDLQRISSHLVATAYPIVERA from the coding sequence ATGAACGAACTTATCCACCTTGCTGGCGCCATTGCCCTGTTGCTGTGGGGAATTCGCATGGTGCGAACGGGCTTCGAGCGTGCCTATGGCCGGCGTCTGGAAACCGCCGTGCGAGTGCTGACGCGCCGCCGCCCGATGGCCGCCTTACTAGGCGTCGGGGCTGCCGGGGCGTTGCAGTCTTCGACGGCAGTGGTGCTGCTGGCCACGGGCTTTGTTGCGACCGGAGCGCTGGGGCTGATGCCGGCACTGGCGCTGTCTATCGGTGCGGAGATTGGCTCCAGTCTGGTGGCGTTGCTGCTCAGTCTGAATCTGTCGTTACTGTCGCCGCTGTTGTTGCTGGCGGGTTATCTGGCCTTCAACAATGCGACTTCCCGGCTGACCAAATACTGGGGCCGCATCGGCCTTGGCCTTGGCCTGCTGTTGCTGGCGCTAAAGCTGATTGCCCAGACCACGGCAGTCATGCGCAGCGGCGACGGCATGGAATATCTGACCGCCATCCTGGCTCATGACACGGCACTGACGCTGTTCCTGATGGCGCTGTTTACCTGGGTTGTGCATTCCAGTCTGGCGGTGATCCTGATTACCGCCCACCTGACCATGGACGGTGCCATTCCGCCGGAAATGGCCATGATCATGGTACTGGGCGCCAATCTCGGTGGCGCCTTGCCCGCGCTGTCCGCCGGCTGGGCCATGGGGCCACAGGGGCGGGTGGTGATCTGGGGTAATCTGGCCATCCGCCTGTGTGCGGTGCTGATCGGCTTCCTGCTCTACGGCGTCAACAGCCTGCCAAGCCACTGGCTGACCGGCTGGGGACTGACCTCTCCTGTGCTGTTTCACGTACTGATCAATATGCTCAGCGGTCTGCTGCTGCTTTGCCTGCTGCCCAGACTGGTGCCCTTGCTGGTGCGTCTGGTGCCTGCCCAGCAGCCGGTGGTGCTGGATGACGCACAGCCTATGTATCTGTCGCGGGAGGATATCCGTAATCCGGCGCGGGCGATGGCGAACGTGGCCAATGAGGCGCTGCGTATTGCCGATATCGCTTATCGCATGCTGGAAAGTACGCCCCGCGCCTTCGCCGACCAGACGGTGATTGCCCAGATCAAGAGCCTGGATGACGACATCGACCACATTCACCGCGAGGCGACCTATTATCTGGCCGCCATTGATGACAGCGAACGTTCAGACGAAGAGCAGCAGCGCTGGCAGGATACCTTCAACTTCGTCACCAATCTGGAGCATGTAGGCGACATCATTGATGCCAGCCTGATGGTGCTGGCGCGGCAGAAACACAAAGCCAACGTCGAGTTTTCGCCGACCGGGCAGGAAGAACTGGACAGCCTGTTTGAGGATCTGTTCGAGATTTTCCGCCTGTCGCAGGCAGTGTTCCTCAGCCAGAATCCGGTGCTGGCGAAGGAGCTGATCGATGCCAAGCGGCAATACCGCAGCCGCATCTTCAACTGCCGCGAACGCCATGCGGCACGCTTGCGCAGCCGGGTGCCTGCCAGTCTGGGCTCGTCTCGTATTCATATGGACATCCTGCGTGATCTGCAGCGCATCAGTTCACATCTGGTCGCGACGGCCTATCCCATCGTCGAGCGCGCCTGA
- a CDS encoding class I SAM-dependent methyltransferase has translation MSSVHDAAQSGYSQASATYRRGRPEYPAEVDSWLTATLGLGPSATVVDLGAGTGKFTRRLVATGAEVIAVEPVAAMRAELQQALPQVKALEGNAAAIPLPDASVDVLVCAQSFHWFATEATLAEVARVLKPGGRFALIWNVRDERVDWVAAITEIITPYEGDAPRFYKGDWRQPLQSALFQQTFTPLQQQLWPHAHIGSSEEVIIARSLSVSFIAALPQAEQDKVEADLRALIARYPQLRDQHELAFPYNTEAYWCQKVGN, from the coding sequence GTGAGCTCAGTACATGATGCGGCACAGAGTGGTTACAGTCAGGCCTCGGCGACCTATCGCCGCGGTCGCCCGGAATATCCTGCAGAAGTTGACAGCTGGCTGACCGCTACCTTGGGGCTGGGGCCTTCCGCCACGGTGGTGGATCTTGGTGCAGGCACCGGCAAGTTTACCCGGCGGCTGGTCGCCACTGGGGCAGAGGTGATAGCGGTGGAGCCGGTGGCTGCCATGCGCGCCGAGCTGCAACAGGCCCTGCCGCAGGTAAAGGCGCTGGAAGGCAATGCCGCAGCTATCCCCTTGCCCGATGCCAGTGTCGATGTGCTGGTCTGTGCCCAGTCCTTTCACTGGTTTGCCACTGAGGCGACGCTTGCAGAAGTGGCCAGGGTTCTCAAACCCGGCGGTCGTTTTGCGCTGATCTGGAATGTCCGTGATGAGCGGGTGGACTGGGTAGCGGCCATCACCGAGATCATCACTCCGTACGAAGGCGATGCCCCCCGATTCTACAAAGGCGACTGGCGCCAGCCACTGCAGTCGGCCCTGTTTCAGCAGACGTTCACGCCGCTGCAGCAGCAACTGTGGCCCCATGCCCATATTGGCAGCAGTGAAGAGGTCATTATCGCCCGCAGCCTGTCGGTCAGCTTTATCGCCGCCCTCCCTCAGGCAGAGCAGGACAAGGTGGAAGCCGACCTGCGAGCGCTGATTGCCCGCTATCCCCAACTGCGTGACCAGCATGAGCTGGCCTTTCCCTATAACACCGAAGCGTACTGGTGCCAGAAGGTCGGCAATTAA
- a CDS encoding LacI family DNA-binding transcriptional regulator → MKTPARAKRSAVGKVTLNDVAERVGVSAITISRALRTPEKVSEVLRQRIDEAVQELGYRPNYAARALASARSHTVVVLVPSLSNEVFVDTLTGIYETLHPRGYQVLIGNSRYSKEEEERLLSAYLTHNPDGILVTGFEHTAEVERLLANAGCPVVYMMEMDEQGQRPCVGFSQYECGLAMTNYLLQRGYQRIGFMAVQGDSRVLKRWQGYQDSLKQAGRYDPRREHYVPDSSSVGLGAELLAQMLEQAPDLDAVFCCNDDLAQGALFYCQRHGIRVPEQLAIVGFNDLAASAWTVPSLTSIATPRYAIGKRAAELFLQLAEGQTPEQTAFDLGFELVARESA, encoded by the coding sequence ATGAAAACACCGGCAAGAGCCAAACGCAGTGCGGTTGGCAAAGTCACCCTCAATGATGTGGCCGAACGCGTAGGCGTCAGTGCCATTACCATCTCCCGCGCCCTGCGCACACCGGAAAAGGTCTCGGAAGTCCTCCGTCAGCGTATCGATGAAGCCGTGCAGGAGCTGGGCTATCGCCCGAACTACGCGGCCCGCGCCCTGGCTTCAGCACGCTCGCACACGGTAGTGGTACTGGTGCCGTCGCTGTCCAACGAGGTCTTTGTCGACACCCTCACCGGCATCTACGAGACCCTGCACCCACGCGGTTATCAGGTGCTGATCGGCAACTCGCGCTACTCAAAGGAAGAGGAAGAACGCCTGCTGTCGGCCTATCTGACCCACAACCCTGACGGCATTCTGGTCACCGGCTTTGAACATACCGCTGAAGTCGAGCGCCTGCTGGCCAACGCTGGCTGCCCGGTGGTGTACATGATGGAAATGGATGAACAGGGTCAGCGCCCCTGCGTCGGCTTCTCCCAGTACGAATGCGGGCTGGCCATGACCAACTACCTGCTGCAGCGCGGCTATCAGCGCATTGGTTTTATGGCAGTGCAGGGTGACTCGCGCGTACTGAAACGCTGGCAGGGCTATCAGGACAGTCTCAAGCAGGCTGGTCGCTACGACCCCCGCCGTGAGCATTACGTGCCGGATTCTTCCAGTGTTGGCCTCGGCGCCGAACTGCTGGCACAGATGCTGGAACAGGCGCCCGATCTGGATGCCGTATTCTGCTGTAACGATGACCTGGCGCAGGGCGCCCTGTTTTACTGCCAGCGCCACGGCATCCGGGTGCCTGAGCAGCTGGCCATTGTCGGCTTCAACGATCTGGCTGCCTCTGCTTGGACGGTGCCCTCGCTGACCAGCATCGCCACCCCGCGTTATGCCATCGGCAAACGTGCTGCCGAGCTGTTCCTGCAGCTGGCCGAAGGGCAAACACCCGAGCAGACCGCCTTTGACCTCGGCTTTGAGCTGGTCGCCAGAGAAAGTGCCTGA
- a CDS encoding TRAP transporter large permease subunit yields the protein MTLGLFLVALMGFMALGMPIAFALIMTGVVLMWHLDFFDAQLVAQNLVSGADSFPLMAVPFFVLAGEVMNAGGISRRIIDLAISCVGHRRGGLGFVAIIASVILASLSGSAIADTAALATLLLPMMRDNGYPVGRSAGLIASGGIIAPIIPPSMPFIIFGVTTNQSISDLFMAGIVPGIIMGLGLVLAWRWSMKTIDVQPQPRQSMKQRMATAKDGILALLMPVIIIGGLRGGIFTPTEAAVVAAAYALFVSVVIYRELSIKDLVPLFVRAASTTSVVMFLCAAAIVSSYMVTLADLPSELVDLLAPVMDSPRLLMATIVLAMVLIGMVMDLTPTILILGPVLMPLVIKAGIDPIYFGVMFVMVGCVGLITPPIGTVLSVVSGVARQPMEVIVKGVMPFLLVYLAIIVLLVVFPGIVTVPASFL from the coding sequence ATGACTCTGGGTCTGTTCCTTGTCGCCCTGATGGGCTTCATGGCTCTGGGGATGCCCATTGCCTTTGCCCTGATCATGACCGGCGTGGTGCTGATGTGGCATCTGGATTTCTTCGATGCCCAGCTGGTGGCGCAAAACCTGGTCAGTGGTGCTGACAGCTTCCCGCTGATGGCGGTGCCTTTCTTTGTACTGGCCGGTGAGGTGATGAATGCCGGTGGTATTTCCCGCCGCATTATCGATCTGGCGATCAGCTGTGTCGGCCATCGTCGTGGTGGGCTGGGGTTTGTCGCCATTATCGCCTCGGTGATTCTGGCCAGCCTGTCCGGTTCTGCCATTGCCGATACCGCGGCACTGGCCACCCTGCTGCTGCCGATGATGCGTGACAACGGTTATCCGGTAGGCCGCTCGGCCGGTCTGATCGCCTCGGGCGGTATCATCGCGCCGATTATTCCGCCCAGCATGCCCTTCATCATTTTTGGGGTGACCACCAACCAGTCGATCAGTGATCTGTTCATGGCCGGTATCGTGCCCGGCATCATCATGGGGCTGGGTCTGGTACTGGCATGGCGCTGGAGCATGAAGACCATCGACGTGCAGCCACAGCCACGGCAGAGCATGAAGCAGCGTATGGCCACGGCCAAAGACGGCATTCTGGCCCTGCTGATGCCGGTGATCATCATCGGTGGTCTGCGCGGTGGGATCTTTACCCCGACAGAAGCAGCGGTAGTGGCTGCGGCCTATGCCCTGTTTGTCAGCGTGGTGATCTACCGCGAACTGAGTATCAAGGATCTGGTACCGCTGTTTGTACGTGCTGCCAGCACCACCAGCGTGGTGATGTTCCTCTGTGCCGCGGCCATCGTGTCTTCTTATATGGTGACGCTGGCTGACCTGCCGTCCGAGCTGGTGGACCTGCTGGCACCGGTGATGGACAGCCCGCGCCTGCTGATGGCAACCATTGTGCTGGCCATGGTGCTGATCGGCATGGTGATGGACCTGACTCCGACCATCCTGATTCTGGGTCCGGTACTGATGCCGCTGGTGATCAAGGCCGGGATCGATCCGATTTACTTCGGCGTCATGTTTGTGATGGTAGGTTGCGTCGGTCTGATCACGCCGCCTATCGGTACGGTATTGAGCGTGGTTTCCGGTGTGGCCCGTCAGCCCATGGAAGTCATCGTGAAGGGTGTCATGCCTTTCCTGCTCGTCTATCTGGCCATCATTGTGCTGCTCGTAGTGTTCCCGGGCATCGTCACGGTGCCGGCCAGCTTTTTGTAA